Proteins encoded in a region of the Marinomonas maritima genome:
- a CDS encoding lipocalin family protein, protein MKYVVWIMSILLAGCTSAPKNINPVTQFQLERYLGTWYEIARQDHAFEEGLTNVTATYSMRDDGGVAVLNRGYSADDKEWREATGRAYFVNSSDVGHLKVSFFGPFYGAYVIFELDKKDYQYAMVSGPNREFFWLLSRTPTMPKDVKQRLFAKAEKLGFQMDKLVNVVQTGTIIQ, encoded by the coding sequence ATGAAATATGTTGTTTGGATTATGTCGATTCTATTGGCGGGTTGTACTAGTGCGCCTAAAAATATTAATCCTGTTACTCAATTTCAGTTAGAGCGTTATTTAGGAACCTGGTACGAAATTGCTCGACAAGATCATGCGTTTGAAGAGGGGTTGACGAACGTAACCGCCACGTATTCTATGCGAGATGATGGTGGTGTGGCGGTATTAAACAGAGGCTATTCAGCAGACGATAAAGAATGGCGAGAAGCCACAGGGCGAGCGTATTTTGTCAACTCTTCTGATGTTGGACATTTAAAAGTGTCTTTCTTTGGGCCTTTTTATGGTGCTTATGTGATCTTTGAGTTAGATAAAAAAGACTACCAATACGCCATGGTATCAGGCCCTAATCGTGAGTTTTTTTGGTTATTATCAAGAACACCTACGATGCCAAAAGACGTAAAGCAAAGATTGTTCGCAAAAGCAGAGAAGCTAGGCTTTCAGATGGATAAACTGGTCAATGTGGTGCAAACCGGCACTATAATTCAGTAA
- a CDS encoding FecCD family ABC transporter permease, with protein sequence MKNRFLSKNAFTPLVIKLPTLITTLFSLLLIFATLFFGEHITNNFHDIWQLMTGNADRYQSIVVWQWRASRLFAALIIGAALGVSGAVFQSLVRNPLGSPDITGFNVGAFTGVLISIALFGNLYWLSVFSAILGGLFSALLVYLFAYRNGHSGFRLIIVGIAISATLTAFNQWLSLTVSLETAMTAALWSAGSLNGMTWSRILPAALLISVFLICALLLNTRMKLLEMGDDTAAALGVSVNKSRLTLMFVGVSLTAVATAITGPIAFISLAAPQIARRLANNTNVSLGSSALVGAILLLLADFIAQHGWENSTLPVGLVTISLGGIYLVYLITREGKL encoded by the coding sequence ATGAAAAACCGTTTTTTGTCCAAAAATGCATTTACCCCGTTGGTAATCAAACTACCTACACTCATCACGACACTCTTCAGCTTACTGCTCATCTTCGCTACGTTATTTTTTGGTGAACACATTACCAATAATTTCCACGATATTTGGCAATTAATGACAGGGAATGCTGATCGTTATCAGTCTATCGTGGTATGGCAATGGCGAGCTTCTCGCTTATTTGCAGCGCTGATCATTGGCGCTGCACTTGGCGTTAGTGGCGCAGTGTTTCAATCGCTAGTGCGCAACCCACTTGGTAGCCCAGACATAACGGGCTTTAACGTAGGGGCTTTTACAGGCGTTTTGATCTCCATTGCACTGTTCGGCAATCTATACTGGCTAAGTGTTTTTAGTGCCATTTTAGGTGGGCTATTTTCTGCGCTACTGGTCTATTTGTTTGCGTATCGAAACGGTCACTCTGGCTTCCGCTTGATCATTGTTGGCATCGCCATTAGCGCAACGCTCACTGCTTTTAACCAATGGTTGTCACTCACTGTGTCATTGGAAACCGCTATGACAGCAGCCTTGTGGAGTGCCGGGTCGCTAAATGGCATGACATGGTCTCGTATCCTTCCCGCTGCACTCTTAATTTCGGTCTTTCTGATCTGTGCTTTGCTACTGAATACGCGCATGAAGCTATTAGAAATGGGCGACGACACCGCTGCGGCCTTGGGCGTGTCAGTCAATAAGAGCCGTCTTACATTAATGTTTGTCGGCGTTTCGCTCACCGCGGTTGCCACCGCAATTACAGGCCCTATTGCCTTTATCTCGCTTGCGGCGCCACAAATTGCCCGTCGCTTGGCGAATAACACCAATGTATCGCTTGGTTCTTCAGCGTTAGTTGGCGCGATATTATTGCTGCTTGCTGACTTTATTGCACAACACGGTTGGGAAAACTCCACCCTACCAGTCGGGCTGGTTACCATCAGTTTGGGTGGCATTTATCTAGTCTATTTGATTACTCGGGAAGGCAAATTATGA
- the fepB gene encoding Fe2+-enterobactin ABC transporter substrate-binding protein, protein MLNNTSLFNRFFALFVFCFLLVGCDQPSSHSSSLKIGQVEKSKSGWPRSIMTREGLLTLDKQPSRIVSTSVTLSGTLLAINAPLVASGATMANTSVAAEQGFMRQWANVAEERGVIPLYQTEPNAEAIIKANPDLIIISATGGDSALKLYDQLKNIAPILVIGYDDKSWIQLADVLGNILGLEEQAKTITQRFEKGLKETKSMITLPPQPTTAMVYYQDGTGANIWTTESAQGRILQELGFTIADIPESVKGNISMGMRNDIVIATGERFPDAVTGHSVLLFSASKDRETAFKENHYLRETSAVKNNQVFAVGDDTFRLDYYSATNLLKQLQTQFGHQTHVQ, encoded by the coding sequence ATGCTTAACAATACTTCTCTTTTTAATCGCTTCTTCGCGCTCTTTGTTTTTTGTTTTTTACTTGTGGGCTGCGATCAACCGTCATCTCATTCATCCTCATTAAAAATCGGCCAAGTAGAAAAAAGTAAATCCGGCTGGCCAAGAAGCATCATGACTCGTGAAGGTTTGCTCACCCTAGATAAACAACCAAGTAGGATTGTTTCTACCAGCGTCACCTTGTCTGGCACACTACTGGCAATCAATGCGCCACTTGTTGCCTCTGGTGCGACCATGGCGAACACCAGCGTCGCGGCAGAACAAGGCTTCATGCGTCAATGGGCAAACGTAGCGGAAGAACGAGGCGTTATCCCGCTCTACCAAACAGAGCCTAATGCGGAAGCCATTATTAAAGCGAATCCAGACTTGATCATTATCTCTGCGACGGGTGGCGATTCAGCATTAAAGCTCTATGATCAGCTAAAAAACATAGCCCCCATTCTGGTCATTGGTTATGACGACAAAAGTTGGATTCAACTGGCCGATGTTTTAGGGAACATTCTTGGCCTTGAAGAACAAGCTAAAACCATCACACAGCGCTTTGAAAAGGGCTTAAAAGAAACTAAGTCGATGATCACCCTACCACCTCAACCAACCACTGCCATGGTGTATTACCAAGACGGTACAGGCGCGAACATTTGGACAACCGAGTCCGCCCAAGGCCGCATTTTACAAGAACTAGGATTCACCATTGCCGACATTCCAGAATCCGTCAAAGGCAATATCAGTATGGGCATGCGTAATGACATTGTCATTGCCACCGGTGAGCGGTTCCCAGATGCCGTTACGGGTCACTCTGTCCTGTTGTTTTCAGCTTCCAAGGACAGAGAAACAGCGTTCAAAGAAAACCATTACTTACGTGAAACAAGCGCTGTAAAAAACAACCAAGTATTTGCGGTCGGCGATGACACCTTCCGCTTGGACTACTACAGCGCCACCAACTTACTCAAGCAATTACAAACTCAGTTTGGACACCAAACCCATGTCCAGTAA
- a CDS encoding glycosyl hydrolase family 79 N-terminal domain-containing protein has translation MKIVYSGTNILFSNRLVNSWQHERSTRQQNKTVSVSLSSMTPITKVDARFLSFSIDISVLAGGFWWEGSKGTQRGLGTQRVEPLDLNQPKLDQLIEALGPAYVRVGGSEADKIHYFTSLKNASTEPPNTLILTKEMWHNLHDFCQRHALRLMFTMKYGLFERRQQGAWQSDEVEALLQYSHEHGQTIEVLELGNELNAYWAFHGLTSQPSAKNLAKDYDTFTRCVRQHCPHSKVAGPGSAFWPRIGEAVKPLSNISSTFLASLEEKIDIVDWHYYPFQSSRSPIKTRAATINNILSPNSLKDYEKYSMQLDKWRNQYQPKAVLWTGETGSAQCGGQAKLSDRFVSCFWWADQLGRGAKIGQKVMIRQSLIGGDYALINRSTLKPNPDYWVSWLWGKLMGEDVFAVQSNDPFVQTYCHSAKKEGKCTLLIINMSAKPKIMNCQGFGSKKKRFEITADSLTSKKIRINGIKPKFNKGKVALKDFPKLSKLNLVSPYSINFWCFTV, from the coding sequence ATGAAGATCGTTTATTCGGGAACAAACATCTTGTTTAGTAATAGATTAGTAAATTCATGGCAACACGAAAGAAGCACCAGACAACAAAATAAAACCGTGTCTGTGAGTCTAAGTAGTATGACGCCAATTACCAAGGTTGACGCGAGATTTTTGTCTTTTTCTATCGATATTTCTGTTCTGGCTGGCGGATTTTGGTGGGAAGGCAGTAAAGGCACCCAGCGAGGATTGGGGACGCAGCGGGTCGAGCCGTTAGATCTAAATCAGCCAAAGCTAGATCAACTTATCGAAGCACTTGGACCCGCCTATGTTCGCGTTGGTGGGTCAGAAGCCGATAAAATACATTATTTTACCAGTCTCAAAAACGCCTCTACTGAACCACCCAATACGCTCATTCTCACGAAAGAAATGTGGCATAACCTACACGACTTTTGCCAGCGCCATGCTTTACGCCTCATGTTCACCATGAAGTACGGCTTATTTGAGCGACGCCAACAAGGCGCATGGCAATCAGATGAAGTGGAAGCATTACTGCAATACAGCCATGAGCACGGACAAACTATCGAGGTACTTGAGCTAGGCAACGAGCTCAATGCTTACTGGGCGTTCCACGGACTCACCTCGCAACCCAGTGCCAAAAATCTCGCCAAAGACTACGACACCTTTACACGATGCGTTCGACAACACTGTCCACACAGTAAAGTTGCCGGCCCAGGCAGTGCCTTTTGGCCTAGGATCGGTGAGGCCGTCAAACCACTAAGCAATATATCATCCACTTTTTTGGCAAGCCTAGAGGAAAAAATCGACATCGTGGACTGGCATTATTATCCCTTCCAAAGTAGTCGTTCGCCGATTAAAACAAGAGCGGCCACAATCAATAATATCCTGTCGCCAAACTCTTTGAAGGACTATGAAAAATACTCGATGCAACTCGATAAGTGGCGTAACCAATATCAACCAAAAGCAGTACTTTGGACTGGTGAAACAGGCTCAGCACAATGCGGCGGGCAAGCCAAACTGTCTGACCGTTTTGTCTCCTGTTTTTGGTGGGCGGATCAATTAGGGCGAGGGGCGAAAATCGGTCAAAAAGTCATGATAAGGCAAAGCCTGATTGGTGGAGACTATGCCTTAATCAATCGTAGTACGTTAAAACCTAACCCTGATTATTGGGTCAGCTGGCTATGGGGAAAGCTAATGGGTGAAGACGTTTTTGCCGTACAAAGTAACGATCCTTTTGTGCAAACTTACTGCCACAGTGCAAAAAAAGAAGGCAAATGCACGCTGCTTATTATCAACATGTCGGCTAAACCCAAAATTATGAATTGCCAAGGATTTGGGTCAAAGAAAAAACGTTTCGAAATAACCGCCGACTCTCTTACCTCAAAAAAAATACGCATCAATGGCATCAAACCTAAGTTTAATAAAGGCAAAGTGGCCTTAAAAGATTTCCCTAAGCTATCAAAGTTAAACCTCGTCAGCCCTTACAGTATTAATTTTTGGTGCTTTACGGTGTGA
- a CDS encoding avidin/streptavidin family protein, which translates to MHYLNGSWVNSYASKMDLLVAEDGSIVGQYSSTTGSTGLYSVIGNCAPEVSSQEREGLAVVLSIYWHPVNSETRDESWHWVSTYCGQVLNNGELSVINSLVATSNFNGVSSGDYIDKLIFKKISNEFKPLAILSSEKIEKTMFSNPINGEWIGENPSAKLCLTVTNNRYGLVQGTADYQNTKIMFNGFTDTNIENLSLQSISICGYMFDRDVPISLSGWLDLNSNSLQLSRWIANATTPDNVYYQSDVESWLLRKK; encoded by the coding sequence TTGCATTATTTAAATGGTTCTTGGGTGAATAGCTATGCTTCTAAGATGGATTTATTGGTTGCTGAGGATGGAAGTATCGTAGGTCAGTATTCATCTACAACAGGCTCTACCGGTCTCTATAGCGTGATTGGTAATTGTGCACCAGAAGTATCATCTCAGGAAAGAGAGGGGTTGGCTGTAGTGCTTTCAATCTACTGGCACCCGGTAAATTCGGAAACACGTGATGAAAGCTGGCACTGGGTGTCTACATACTGTGGACAGGTTTTAAATAATGGTGAGCTAAGCGTTATCAATTCATTGGTTGCGACATCCAATTTTAATGGTGTATCTTCTGGTGATTATATTGATAAATTAATTTTTAAAAAAATATCAAACGAATTTAAACCTTTGGCTATATTGTCAAGCGAAAAAATAGAAAAAACGATGTTTAGTAACCCTATTAATGGTGAATGGATAGGGGAAAATCCTAGTGCTAAATTATGTTTAACCGTGACGAATAATCGTTACGGTTTAGTGCAAGGTACTGCTGATTACCAGAATACAAAAATCATGTTTAATGGTTTTACAGACACTAATATTGAAAACTTAAGTCTACAAAGCATCAGCATTTGTGGGTATATGTTTGATAGAGACGTTCCTATTTCTTTGAGCGGATGGTTAGATTTGAATAGCAATTCCTTACAGCTATCAAGGTGGATAGCTAATGCGACAACTCCTGATAATGTTTACTACCAATCCGATGTAGAAAGTTGGCTACTAAGAAAAAAATAA
- a CDS encoding ABC transporter ATP-binding protein: MTSQSSISLGTESVTLRYDQNIITQDLSIHIPEGKFSVIVGPNGCGKSTLLRAMSRLLEPTSGQVLLNGKNIHALATRDVAKILGLLPQSAIAPDGIKVVDLVARGRFPHQKWFQPWREQDQDAVDAAMKATSITEFAQLNVDQLSGGQRQRVWVAMALAQETPLLLLDEPTTYLDIAHQIELMDLFQDLNRLQGHTIVAVLHDLNHACRYADNLIAMKSGQVVATGTPNDIVTETLIETVFGLPCIILEDPISGTPLVIPKGRQ; this comes from the coding sequence ATGACATCGCAATCATCCATTTCACTTGGTACAGAATCAGTCACCCTACGTTATGATCAAAACATCATTACACAAGACCTTTCTATTCATATCCCCGAGGGTAAATTCAGCGTTATCGTCGGCCCAAACGGCTGTGGAAAATCCACATTACTACGCGCTATGAGCCGCCTACTAGAGCCAACATCTGGCCAAGTTTTACTTAATGGTAAAAACATCCATGCGTTGGCGACTCGTGATGTCGCCAAAATATTAGGCCTGCTACCACAAAGCGCCATTGCTCCAGACGGTATTAAAGTAGTCGACTTGGTTGCCCGTGGACGCTTTCCTCACCAAAAATGGTTTCAGCCTTGGCGTGAACAAGATCAGGACGCCGTAGATGCAGCGATGAAAGCAACGAGCATCACGGAATTTGCCCAGCTTAATGTGGATCAGCTGTCCGGTGGACAACGCCAACGCGTTTGGGTTGCTATGGCGTTAGCACAGGAAACACCGCTGTTATTATTGGACGAGCCAACCACGTATTTGGACATCGCTCATCAAATTGAATTAATGGATTTATTTCAAGATTTGAACCGACTACAAGGCCATACCATAGTGGCCGTATTACATGACCTTAACCACGCCTGTCGATACGCTGATAACCTAATCGCCATGAAGTCTGGACAAGTTGTCGCCACAGGCACACCTAATGACATTGTCACGGAGACATTAATTGAAACGGTATTCGGACTGCCTTGTATTATTTTAGAAGATCCAATTTCAGGCACACCACTGGTCATTCCAAAAGGCCGACAATAA
- a CDS encoding pepsin-like aspartic protease gives MKSVLMKSGGVGLSVSLNRGPYQNNGASPWYAFVGVGTPAQTLKFSFDTGSNFIWATSSLCHPETCHHYGDQQFVYQISSSFSWVNQHTTDVNFGPWGNMDVKTGNDVFTLTPESLGRMENGSVSLSSDLYLAESYQGTQFRELDWDGGIGIPSTNDRSDFSSLGQPYRGMTPQRGSEAASFHFFQSLVEQGIVSAKRPYVTFLTDIDSESGQVEFGQLNQDYRDSREYLFLPWQSYSIPSVSYIWTSQLTSLSVGDKVLIHEGKSLTPYFFSLDSGSSQFKGDPKIMNEVFSLTSKNGQDVIIELGKTDRNENGRLVVPSSIYDVLIEHGEDRGKTISQFSPLDGLDNLVLVGSVLMDYLYTVYEYEIISFGSESRIKPVGMWIFNKLNGPKIITSTQGKPAKIFHIL, from the coding sequence ATGAAATCAGTATTAATGAAAAGCGGTGGAGTAGGACTTTCCGTCTCTCTTAATCGAGGTCCTTATCAGAACAATGGTGCTTCTCCTTGGTATGCTTTTGTCGGTGTTGGCACACCAGCACAAACATTAAAATTTTCTTTCGATACTGGCAGTAACTTTATCTGGGCGACATCGAGCTTATGTCATCCTGAGACCTGTCATCACTATGGTGATCAACAATTTGTTTATCAAATATCGTCCAGCTTTTCATGGGTGAATCAGCACACAACAGATGTCAACTTTGGGCCATGGGGAAATATGGACGTAAAGACAGGCAATGATGTGTTTACATTAACGCCTGAGTCTTTAGGTCGAATGGAGAATGGCTCGGTTTCCTTGTCGTCCGATTTGTATTTAGCAGAATCTTATCAAGGTACACAATTTAGAGAGCTTGATTGGGATGGTGGAATTGGAATTCCCAGCACAAATGATCGGTCTGATTTTTCTTCTTTGGGCCAGCCTTATCGAGGTATGACACCTCAACGTGGGAGTGAAGCCGCGTCCTTTCATTTCTTTCAAAGTTTGGTTGAGCAAGGCATTGTTAGTGCAAAGCGCCCTTATGTCACATTTCTAACAGATATTGACAGCGAGAGTGGACAAGTTGAATTTGGTCAGCTTAATCAAGATTACCGAGATAGTAGGGAGTATTTGTTTTTGCCTTGGCAATCCTATTCTATTCCTTCTGTTTCGTATATTTGGACAAGTCAACTGACATCTTTGTCGGTAGGCGATAAAGTACTAATCCATGAAGGTAAATCTCTAACACCTTATTTCTTTTCCCTCGATTCTGGTTCTTCTCAGTTTAAAGGTGATCCAAAAATAATGAATGAAGTGTTTAGTTTGACTTCTAAAAATGGCCAAGATGTAATTATTGAACTAGGAAAAACCGATCGAAATGAAAATGGAAGGCTGGTTGTTCCATCATCAATCTATGATGTTCTTATTGAGCATGGTGAAGATCGTGGGAAAACCATTTCTCAATTTTCTCCTTTAGATGGGTTGGACAATCTAGTGTTGGTCGGTTCAGTTTTGATGGATTATTTATATACAGTATATGAATACGAGATTATTTCCTTTGGTTCTGAAAGCCGGATTAAGCCCGTTGGAATGTGGATTTTTAATAAGCTTAATGGGCCAAAGATCATTACTTCCACGCAAGGAAAGCCAGCGAAAATTTTTCACATACTATAA
- the fepD gene encoding Fe(3+)-siderophore ABC transporter permease, with amino-acid sequence MSSNALTREKTPNTKSLNKTPLNKTTATTSNKRYAWLLASILLLFVIMVASLCIGAKPLSIDQLWNVLIGKEHGIAEIIIFEGRLPRTLNGLFVGMALGTSGALIQAITRNPLADPGILGVNLGASLAIAIAIVFLGATQLTEFFYYAALGAFLASLLVYFVGSMGGGRVDPLKLTLAGVAIGAVFGGLSSSLTLFNPVAFDQVRFWSVGSLDIRTLSVPLFIAPVVIIGCLLAIAITPALNAFSLGDSLAAALGSKPVRIQVIGLIAITLLCGAATAAAGPIGFVSLMMPHIARWMVGPDQRWIIPFSFILTPILLLSADIIGRVLITGELRVSIVTAFIGAPILIYLVRRKGATGL; translated from the coding sequence ATGTCCAGTAACGCCTTAACGAGAGAAAAAACACCTAATACAAAGTCACTCAATAAAACGCCACTTAATAAAACGACAGCGACAACCAGCAATAAGCGCTACGCTTGGCTGCTGGCGTCCATCCTTTTATTGTTTGTCATTATGGTGGCCAGTTTATGCATTGGCGCAAAGCCCTTATCGATAGATCAGCTTTGGAATGTCTTAATCGGCAAAGAACATGGCATTGCCGAAATCATCATTTTTGAAGGTCGACTCCCTCGAACTTTAAACGGACTTTTTGTTGGCATGGCACTTGGCACGTCTGGCGCGCTGATTCAAGCCATCACACGCAACCCCCTTGCCGACCCAGGCATACTCGGCGTTAACTTAGGCGCCAGTCTGGCTATCGCGATTGCTATTGTTTTTCTGGGTGCGACTCAGCTTACCGAATTCTTCTATTACGCGGCGCTCGGTGCTTTTTTAGCCAGTTTGTTAGTCTATTTTGTTGGCAGCATGGGCGGTGGAAGAGTCGATCCACTTAAGCTGACCTTGGCAGGTGTGGCGATTGGCGCCGTCTTTGGCGGGTTAAGCTCCTCTCTCACGCTATTTAACCCAGTCGCGTTTGATCAAGTTCGCTTTTGGTCCGTTGGCAGTTTAGATATTCGAACGCTGTCTGTGCCGCTATTTATTGCCCCTGTGGTTATCATTGGCTGCCTTCTGGCCATTGCCATTACACCCGCTTTAAACGCATTTAGCTTAGGAGATTCCTTAGCCGCGGCATTGGGAAGTAAACCCGTTCGAATCCAAGTGATAGGTTTGATAGCGATTACTCTGCTTTGTGGCGCCGCAACCGCCGCCGCCGGGCCCATTGGCTTTGTCAGTTTGATGATGCCCCATATAGCCCGCTGGATGGTCGGTCCAGATCAACGCTGGATTATTCCTTTCAGCTTTATTTTGACGCCCATTCTTCTATTAAGTGCCGACATTATTGGTCGAGTGTTAATTACTGGCGAATTGCGAGTCTCGATTGTGACCGCTTTCATCGGTGCGCCAATCTTAATTTATTTGGTGCGAAGAAAAGGCGCGACAGGATTATGA
- the entS gene encoding enterobactin transporter EntS produces MSKSKIMLDFSLLKTNANFRAIFIARLMSVLGIGMLNVAVPVQIYELTGSSLQVGFAVALDGMGMFVGLMLGGVLADRMDRKWLILASRFICGVGFVLLALNAYLSEPSIWAVYAISLWDGFFSAIGLTALMASIPHLVGRENIPTAGALSMLVVRIGSVISPAIAGVVIVSFGVTWNYTLAAVGTLCTLITLVTLPNMKPQAGGPQEHPIKSLLDGFTFVFTHKVIRAVVALGTLEAVTKSIRILFPALAATAFGGGAFEVGLMYSAVPVGSTLGALTSGWIRGLRRPGVVMLITAFLSFLCVASLGVMGHLVLMLGALAVFGYLGSIGGLLQYSIVQGHTPDHMLGRIGSFWTAQDVVGDSAGALGIGVIVKVLSPVMGLVSLGLGCAVATLFVGAGVRSLREASWIDTSLFPPESDAMKDTKNTVAEVA; encoded by the coding sequence ATGTCAAAATCAAAGATCATGTTGGATTTTAGTCTGCTAAAAACCAACGCCAATTTCCGCGCTATTTTCATTGCCCGTTTGATGTCTGTATTGGGTATAGGCATGTTAAATGTGGCGGTGCCAGTACAAATTTATGAGTTGACAGGGTCCAGCTTACAGGTCGGTTTCGCTGTTGCACTAGATGGCATGGGCATGTTTGTAGGACTGATGTTGGGTGGTGTTCTGGCCGACAGAATGGATCGCAAATGGTTGATTTTAGCCTCGCGCTTTATTTGTGGTGTGGGGTTTGTGCTGCTGGCGTTGAACGCTTACCTTTCTGAACCCAGTATTTGGGCCGTTTATGCCATTTCATTGTGGGATGGTTTCTTCAGTGCTATTGGACTGACCGCGTTAATGGCGTCTATTCCTCATTTGGTTGGGCGAGAAAACATCCCTACCGCAGGCGCATTGAGCATGCTGGTTGTTCGCATTGGTTCGGTCATTTCACCTGCCATAGCGGGTGTGGTAATTGTGTCATTTGGTGTGACTTGGAATTACACCTTGGCTGCCGTTGGTACTCTTTGTACTCTGATTACGTTGGTGACGCTGCCAAATATGAAGCCGCAAGCAGGTGGTCCACAAGAGCATCCCATTAAATCTTTATTGGATGGTTTTACTTTTGTCTTTACACATAAAGTGATTCGCGCGGTGGTGGCGTTAGGCACGCTGGAAGCTGTCACCAAATCCATTCGAATTTTGTTTCCTGCGTTGGCGGCAACGGCATTTGGCGGTGGGGCGTTTGAGGTCGGCCTTATGTATTCCGCTGTGCCAGTGGGGTCAACGTTAGGTGCATTAACCAGTGGTTGGATACGCGGTTTACGGCGTCCAGGTGTGGTGATGCTAATAACGGCTTTCTTGTCTTTTTTATGTGTTGCATCTTTGGGGGTAATGGGGCATTTAGTGTTGATGCTAGGAGCGTTAGCGGTGTTTGGTTACCTTGGTTCTATTGGCGGTTTACTGCAGTATTCAATTGTACAAGGCCATACGCCAGATCATATGTTGGGCCGCATTGGTAGCTTTTGGACGGCGCAAGATGTCGTCGGGGATTCTGCTGGAGCATTAGGAATTGGGGTGATTGTCAAAGTACTGTCGCCGGTGATGGGGTTGGTAAGCCTAGGGCTTGGTTGTGCCGTAGCCACCTTGTTTGTCGGTGCGGGCGTTCGATCACTTCGAGAAGCAAGTTGGATTGATACCAGCCTTTTTCCGCCAGAGTCTGATGCTATGAAAGACACAAAAAATACCGTGGCTGAAGTGGCATAA